In Sphaerisporangium krabiense, the DNA window AGGTCCACCGCGCTGCGCACGCTGGCGGCCTCCATCGCGCGGCTCGCCTCGCCGCAGGACGTCCACCTGCACGCCATCGACTGCGGGTCGGGGGCGCTGCTGCCGTTCGTGGCGCTCCCCCACTGCGGCGCGGTCGTCACCCGCGACCAGCTCGACCGCGTCGAGCGCCTGCTGGCCCGCCTGCGCGCCGAGATCGGGCGCAGGCAGCAGGTGCTCGCCGAGGCCGGGTACGCCTCCCTGGCCGAGGCGCGGCAGGCCGCGGGGCCGCACTCGACGCTGCGGATGCCGTGGCTGGTGCTCCTGCTGGACCGCTGGGAGGGCTTCGCCGCCGCGTTCGAGGGCTACGACTACGGGCGGCTGCTGGAGTCGCTGATGCAACTGCTGCGCGAGGGGCCCGCCGTCGGGCTGCGCGCCGTGGTCACCGCCGACAGGTCCGGGCTGCTCGGGCAGATCTCCACGCTCTTCGACGATCGCCTGATCATGCGGCTGGCCGACCCCGCCGACTACGGCCTCGCCGGGCTGCCGCCGCGCGCCCTGCCCACCGTCATGCCGCCCGGGCGCGCGCTGTCGGTCGGCGAGCAGGGCGTGACCGAGAACCAGATCGCGCTGCTCGACGACGACCCGTCCGGGCCGGCCCAGGTCGCCGTCCTGCAGTCCCTGGCCAAGAAGTCCGCCGAGCGGTTCCCCTCGCCCGCCTCGCTGCTGCGGGTGGACGCGCTGCCGATGCGCGTCACCGCCGCCCAGGCGCTCGACCTGGTCGCCGGGTTCACGCCTCCTTCGCCGCTGTGGGCGCTGCTCGGCGCGGGCGGCGACTCGCTGGCGCCGCTCGGCGTCGACCTGCTCGCGCAGGGCCCGGCCGCGGTGGTGGCGGGCCCGTCCAGGTCCGGGCGGTCCTCGGCGCTGCTCACGGCCGCGCGCTCGCTGCTCGGCCAGGACACCCCCGTCGCCGTGGTGGCCCCGCGCCGCAGCCCCCTGCGCGACCTGGCCGGGCAGGACGGCGTCCTCGGGGTGGTCTCCGCGGAGGGGGAGGACCTGCCCGCCGTGCTGCTCGGACACGACCGGTACGTCGTGCTGGTGGACGACGCCGAGCTGATCTCGCCGGACTCCCCGCTCGGCATGGCCCTGGAGAGCACGCTGCGCAGCGGCAGGGACGGCGAGCACGGCCTGCTGGTCGCGGGCACCACGGGCGACCTGGCGACCGCCTACCGCGGCTTCGTGGCCGAGGCGCGCAAGTCACGCACCGGGCTGCTGCTGTCGGTGCAGAGCCCCGCCGACGGCGACCTGTTCAACGTGCGCCTGCCGCGCGGCGCGGTGGGCGGGCCGCCCGGGCGGGGGCTGCTGGTGATCTCGGGCACGGTCACGCCGATCCAGGCGGCCCTGAGCGCGTGAGGCCGGCCGCTACCGGCAGCCCGGGCTGCCGTCGTCCGGGCGGAAGCACTCGATCGGGCCGCCGAACGTCGAGGTGACCGTGAACGTCATGCCGGGCAGCAGGGGGACGGCCGCGACCGCGTTCCCCTGGACCGTCACGCCGCGCTGGTCCCCCCTCTCCCAGGCCCGCACGGTCACCGAACCGAGCATCCTGGGGCCGACGTCGCGCACGATGGCCCGCGCCCGCGCCTCGGCGGCGCCACGCCACCCCGGCGAGCCCGTGCCGGCCGCCCTGGCGATCCTGGCGCCCTCGCGCGCGGCGGCGTCGGCGACCTGCCTGCCGTGGAAGACCAGCGCGAACTGCACGACCAGCAGGATGACGATCAGCACCACGGGCATGATCAGCGCCAGCTCGACCACCGAGGCGCCGCGGTCGCCGTCCCGGGACGGCGCGGCCCGGCCGTGGAAGCCCACCGGCCGGGCCGTGACGCGGAACGGGGACGGCGAGCCGGTCGCCGTCCCCGTCGCGCCGCGTCTCACGTTCGCCGCGCTATCGCGTCGCGGACTCGATGTTGCCGCGGTAGGTGTTGATGATGCGGGACGCCTCGGCCAGTTCCTCCGACATCCGCTGGAACGCCTGCCGGTAGTTCTGCCAGGCGCCGCCGAACCGGGTGGCCCCGGGGCCCGTCCACGCCGTGCCGACCTTCGCGGCCTCGCGGTCGAGCGCCGCCATCGTCTGACGCACCTGCTCGGCCTGCTGCGTGAACTGGGCGGCCATGTTCTGCATTTCCGCGGGGTCGCCGCCGAGCAAGCTCTGGCTCATGCCGGTCTCCTTGAGGGTCGACTGCACACAGGGGGTGGCCAAACGCCCCTACCTTAGACGTCCAACCCCTAAGATGCACTGCTTATATCGACTGGTTATCGCCTTCCCCGCCCGTGCGCCGGCGCCGGGTTCCCCGAATCCCGGGGAGGGGGTAGGGGTCACCTGAGATCAGAGGACGCCTACACTCCGTGGAAGGCGCAACGCCCCCTTGGGAGGACAGAGCCCCCTTGGGGCCCCTTGCGAGGAACAGGAAAGGGACGACCTCGGGTGGAGAAGGTCCTGATCGCCAACCGTGGCGAGATAGCCGTGCGGATCGCCCGCGCATGCAAGGACGCCGGGCTGGGCAGCGTGGCCGTGTACGCGGAGCAAGACCTCGACGCGCTGCACGTCCGCATGACCGACGAGGCCTACGCCCTCGGCGGCCAGACCCCCGCGGAGACCTATCTCGACATCGGCAAGCTGCTGGACGTCGCGGCCCGGTCGGGCGCCGACGCCGTGCACCCGGGATACGGCTTCCTGGCGGAGAACGCCGAGTTCGCCCAGGCCGTGATCGACGCCGGCCTGGTGTGGATCGGCCCGCCCCCCGCGGCGATCACCGCGCTCGGCGACAAGGTCGCGGCGCGGCACATCGCCCAGCGCGTGGGCGCGCCGCTGGTGGCGGGCACCCCCGACCCGGTGTCCGGGGTGGACGAGGTCATCGAGTTCGCCTCCGAGCACGGCCTGCCGATCGCGATCAAGGCGGCGTTCGGCGGCGGCGGGCGCGGCCTCAAGGTCGCCCGCACGCTCGAAGAGATCCCCGAGCTGTACGAGTCCGCGGTGCGCGAGGCGGTGACGGCCTTCGGGCGCGGCGAGTGCTTCGTCGAGCGCTACCTCGACCGGCCCCGCCACGTCGAGACCCAGTGCCTGGCCGACAAGCACGGCAACGTGGTCGTGATCTCCACGCGCGACTGCTCGCTCCAGCGCCGCCACCAGAAGCTCGTGGAGGAGGCGCCGGCCCCGTTCCTCTCCCCCGAGCAGCTCGACCTCCTCTACTCCTCCTCCAAGGCCATCCTCAAGGAGGCCGGCTACGCCGGGGCGGGCACCTGCGAGTTCCTGGTCGGCCAGGACGGCACCATCTCCTTCCTCGAGGTCAACACCCGCCTGCAGGTCGAGCATCCGGTCAGCGAAGAGGTCACCGGCATCGACCTGGTGCGCGAGATGTTCCGCGTCGCCGACGGCGAGCCCATCGGCTACGGCGACCCCGAGGTGCGCGGCCACTCGATCGAGTTCCGGATCAACGCCGAGGACGCCGGCCGCAACTTCCTGCCGAGCCCCGGCACGCTGACCGCCATGCGCGTCCCCGCCGGCCCCGGCGTCCGCCTGGACGCGGGGTACGAGCCGGGCATGACCGTGCCGCAGTCGTTCGACTCCCTGGTCGCCAAGCTGGTCATCACCGGCCGCACCCGCGAGGAGGCGCTGGCGCGCTCGCGCCGCGCCCTGGCGGAGTTCGAGATCGAGGGCATGCCCACCGTCCTGCCGTTCCACCGCGCCGTCGTGACCGACCCGGCCTTCACCGGCGAGCCGTTCGGCGTGCACACCCGGTGGATCGAGACCGAGTTCGCCGGCGCGATCGAGCCCTACGCCGGCGACGTCTCCGCCGAGGAGCCGTCCGAGCGCGAGCGCGTGGTCGTCGAGGTCGGCGGCAAGCGCCTGGAGGTCGTGCTGCCCGCCGCCACCGCCGCGGCCCGGCAGCCCGCGGCCAGGAAGCCGGCCCGCCGCGCGGGCGGCAGGGGCGCGGCGGCGGCCGCCGGGGGCGACGCCCTGGTCAGCCCGATGCAGGGCACGATCGTGAAGGTGGCGGCGTCCGACGGGGACGTCGTGCAGGCCGGCGACGTCATCGTGGTACTCGAGGCCATGAAGATGGAGCAGCCGCTCACCGCGCACAAGGCGGGCGCCGTCACCGGGCTCGAAGCCGCCGTGGGGCAGACCATCACGGCGGGCGCCGCGATCTGCGAAATCAAGGACGTCTGACCGCACCGGACGCGCACGCCGCGTTGTCCAGCGGATACGGTTGCCAATCGAGGAACCTTTGACGACCCCCCATTCGTCCTGTAGGGCGAAGGAGGCATATAGCCGTGACCACTCATTCGGTGCGCCGCGCGGCGGCCACAGTCGTGGCCGCCCTGGTCGGCCTTTTCACGCTGCTCGCGCTGGCGCCCTCGGCGCTGGCCGCGGCCCCGCCCGACCCGAACACGATCGTGGCGGGTTGGAAGAACAGCAAGGACCATCTGTACGTGGGGCCGGGCGTCACATTGAGCTCCGACCAGCAATCCGGCATCCGTGACGCGCTGAAGGGCGCCGACAGCCCGATCTACGTCGCCGCGCTGGCCGACGGGACGGTGACCAGCAACTCGGCCGCCGGCAACCTGATCAGCGCGCTCGGGCAGGCGCTGGCCCGCGAGGGCAAGAACCGCGTCACCGTGGCGATCCTGGACGGCAACTCGCTGTTCGCGGGGTCCTCCGCGATCCGCAGGACCGGCCTCGCCGGGAACATCGCCGAGGCGGCCGTCGCGAACAACAAGGACGTCGTCTCCGGCATGGAGGACTTCGTCAACCGCGTCGACAAGGCGGTCAGCGGCGACACCCGCGGCGCCCTGAAGACCGGCAGCGCCGCGGGCGGCGGCGGTGGCGGCGGCGTCCTCATCGGCATCCTGGTGCTCGCCGTCGCGGGGGGCCTGGGCATCTTCCTGATCTCGCGCAAGAAGAAGCGCGACCGGGAGCGCCGCGAGGCCGCCGAGCTGGCCGCCGTCAAGCAGACCGTCGAGGAGGACGTCACCAAGTTCGGCGAGGAGATCACCGCGCTGGACCTCGACGTCAAGGTGGCGGGCAACCGCGCCTCCGACCAGGACGACTGGCGCCAGGCCCTCGACTCCTACGAGCGGGCCAAGACCGAGCTCGCCGCGGTCAAGCGCGTGGACGAGCTGCGCGGCGTGACCACCGCGCTGGAGGAGGGGCGCTACGCCCTGGCCTGCGTGAAGGCCCGCGTGAACAACCAGCCGCTCCCCGAGCGGCGCGCGCCCTGCTTCTTCAACCCGCAGCACGGCCCCTCGGCCCGCGACGTGCGCTGGGCCCCGCCCGGCGGCGCGCCCCGTGACGTCCCGGCCTGCGCCGACGACGCCCGGCGCGTCGAGCAGGGCTTCGACCCGCAGATGCGCGAGGTCATGATCGACGGCCAGCGCCGTCCCTACTGGGACGCGGGCCCGGCCTACGCCCCCTACGCCTCCGGCTACTACGGCGGCTTCGGCGGCGACCTCATGACCGGCATGCTCATCGGCACCGTCCTCGGCAGCTCGTTCGGCGGCTGGGGCATGCACGGCGGCTACGGCGCGGGCTATGACGCCGGCTACGCCCAGGGCATGGACGCCGGTGCCGGCGACTTCAGCGGCGCCGGAGACTTCGGTGGCGGTGGCGGCGACTGGGGCGGCGGAGGCGGCGACTTCGGCGGGGGCGACTTCGGCGGGGGCGACTTCGGCGGAGGCGACTGGTAGACCCCGGTCCCGGCTGCATCGAGAGATCTCACGGCCAACGTACGACCCACGAGAGCCCCGGCGGACACCCGCCGGGGCTCTCCGGCGTCTCCGGCCGGTCGCGAGGCGCGGGGGGCACCGGACCACGGGGGGCGCCGGAGCGCGGGGGTCCGAGGTCGTGTTCGAGGTTCAGCAGGGCCGCGGAGGCGCACCGGACCGCAGGGGGGTGCGAGGTCGTGTTCGAGGGCGAAAGGGATCTGCAAGGGACGTGCAACCCGGCGTATATGATCACCTGTCAGACTCGGCGTGATCGTCGAGGAGGCATGCGTTGCGTCGTTCCATCCCCCTGGTCCTGGTGTCGGGTCTCACCGGGCTGTTCCTGCTCACCGCGCCCGCGGGGCCCGCGGCGGAGGCCGCCGTGCTGGGGGCGCCCTGCAAGCCGGGTTCTGGCGTGAAGCTGCGCGGCAAGGACTTCACCGAGGGCGCCGCGCTCCCGGTGAACCTGCGGTGCGCCGACCTCACCGGCGCCAAGCTGGACGAGGTGGACCTCACCCAGAAGGACCTCACCGGGGCCCTGCTGAAGAACGCCTCGCTCAAGGAGGCCGACCTCACCCAGGCACGGCTGGAGTACGCCGACCTGACCGGCGCGGACCTCTCCAACGCCGACCTCGGCCAGATGCACGCCAAGCAGGCCACCCTGCGCGGGGCGATCCTGACGGACGCCGAGGCGGGCCAGGCCGAGTTCCCCCACGCGGACCTCACCGGCGCGATCATGGCGAGGGCCGAGCTGACGCAGGCCGAGTTCACCGACGCCACGCTCGTCGACGCCGACCTCAACGAGGCGACCCTCGGCCAGGTCCAGGCCAGGAACGCCGACTTCACCCGCGCCAAGATGCGGGAGGTCAAGCTCGGGCAGGCCAAGCTCCAGTTCGCCGTGTTCAAGGGCGCCAACCTCACCGAGGCGGAGTTCACCCAGGCCGAGCTGCGCGGGGCGGACCTGCACGGGGCCACGGTGCGGGGCGCGTCCTTCATCCAGGCCGACGACGTCAACCTGACCGGCGCGCTCGGCGAGCCGAAGGACGTCCCCGACGACGCGGTGGGCAGCACCTCCGACCTGCCGGAGGAGGACGTCGCCGCGGATTCCGGCGGCGACTCCGGCGACTCCGGCACGGGGGCGTCCACCGGCGGGCGCGGGGGTCTCGGGCTGGTCCTGATGATCCTCAGCGGGCTCGGGCTGAGCCTCACGCTGATCCTCTGGGGGCTGTCGTACCGGCGCAGGGTCGACCGGGCCAACCGGTTCGCCGCGGCCCGGCGCACCGCCGAGGAGGACGTGATCCGGCTCGGCGAGGAGATCGACGCGCTGGACTTCGACTACAAGATCAACCACATGGACGGCGGCAGTGTCGACCAGGACTGGCGCCGGGCGCTGGACGCCTACGAGGCGGCCAAGGTGGCGCTGAGCGGGGCGCAGGACATCCCGCAGCTCGGCGGGGTGGCCGCGGCGATCCACCACGGGCGCGACGCGCTCGGCCGCGTGCGCTCCCGGCTCACCTGAGCGGGGAGCGGGGGGTCAGATGACGGCGGAGGTGACCGGGAGCATGAGCCGCCGGGCGGCCTCGGTGATCGAGCCGGACAGCGAGGGGTAGACGGCGAAGGTGTGCGCGAGCTGGTCCACGGTCAGGCGGTGCTGGACGGCGACCGACAGGGCCAGGATCAGCTCGGAGGCGCGCGGCGCGACGACGACGCCGCCGAGGATGATGCCGGTGTGCGGCCGGCAGAACAGTTTGACGAAACCGTCCTCGAAGCCCTGCATCTTGGCCCGCGCGTTGGTGGCCAGCGGCAGCTTGACGACGTTGGCCTCGACCTCGCCCTGCTCGATCTGCCGCTGGGACACGCCCACCGCGGCGATCTCGGGGTCGGTGAAGATCGTGGAGGCGACGGTCGCGAGGCGCAGCGGCTGGACGGCCTCGCCGAGCGCGTGCCAGACGGCGATGCGGCCCTGCATGGCGGCCACGGAGGCGAGCATGAGCACGCCGGTGCAGTCCCCGGCGGCGTAGACGCCGGGCGCGGAGGTGCGGGAGACCTTGTCGACCTGGACGAACCCGTGCCGGTCGAGGGTGACCCCGCACTCCTGCAGGCCGATGCCGGAGGTGTTGGGGATCATGCCGACGGTCATGAGGCAGTGGCTGCCCTCGGCGGTGCGGCCGTCCTCCAGCGTGACGACCACGCCGTGCGCGGTGCGCTTGACGGAGGCGGCGCGGGACCTGCCCATGACGTTCATGCCGCGGCGCCGGTAGACCTCTTCGAGGACCTCGGCGGCGTCGGCGTCCTCGTTGGGCATCATGCGGTCGCGGGAGGAGACGAGCGTGACCTCCGAGCCGAGCGAGCGGTAGGCGCCGGCGAACTCGGCCCCGGTGACGCCGGAGCCGACGACGATCAGGTGCTCGGGCAGGTCCTTCAGGTCGTAGAGCTGGCGCCAGGTCAGCACGCGCTCGCCGTCGGGCTCGGCGCCGGGCAGCACGCGCGGCGTCGCGCCGGTGGCGACGATCACCACGTCCGCGTTGATCGTCTCGTCGCCCACCCGCACGACCTGCGGGTCGACCAGGCGGCCCGCGCCCTTGACGATGCGCACGCCCTCGGCGGTGAGCCGGGCGGCGATGTCGTGGGACTGGGCGCGGGCGAGTTCCTTGACGCGTTCGTTGACCAGCGGGAGATCGACGTGGACGCCGCCCACGTCGCCGTCGGAACCGCCGGTGAAGTTGACCCCGAGCGACGAGCCGTCCAGCAGGGCCTGCTTGCGGACCGAGGTGGCGATCATGGTCTTGGACGGCACGCAGTCGGTCAGGACGCACGCGCCACCAGGGCCGTCCTGTTCGACCACGGTGACCTCGGCTCCGAGCTGTGCGGCGACCAGCGCGGCCTCGTAGCCGCCGGGCCCGCCACCTATGATCACAATCGTCGTCACATACCCCATTGTCCCGCATGGGGTGGGGTGCCCGGGGTCCAATGGCCAAGCAGAAGCGACGAACATCGGTAAAAACCCCGATACTGCGACGAAAACCCCTACCAAACCGCG includes these proteins:
- a CDS encoding WXG100 family type VII secretion target — protein: MSQSLLGGDPAEMQNMAAQFTQQAEQVRQTMAALDREAAKVGTAWTGPGATRFGGAWQNYRQAFQRMSEELAEASRIINTYRGNIESATR
- a CDS encoding TadE/TadG family type IV pilus assembly protein, giving the protein MRRGATGTATGSPSPFRVTARPVGFHGRAAPSRDGDRGASVVELALIMPVVLIVILLVVQFALVFHGRQVADAAAREGARIARAAGTGSPGWRGAAEARARAIVRDVGPRMLGSVTVRAWERGDQRGVTVQGNAVAAVPLLPGMTFTVTSTFGGPIECFRPDDGSPGCR
- a CDS encoding acetyl/propionyl/methylcrotonyl-CoA carboxylase subunit alpha, with the protein product MEKVLIANRGEIAVRIARACKDAGLGSVAVYAEQDLDALHVRMTDEAYALGGQTPAETYLDIGKLLDVAARSGADAVHPGYGFLAENAEFAQAVIDAGLVWIGPPPAAITALGDKVAARHIAQRVGAPLVAGTPDPVSGVDEVIEFASEHGLPIAIKAAFGGGGRGLKVARTLEEIPELYESAVREAVTAFGRGECFVERYLDRPRHVETQCLADKHGNVVVISTRDCSLQRRHQKLVEEAPAPFLSPEQLDLLYSSSKAILKEAGYAGAGTCEFLVGQDGTISFLEVNTRLQVEHPVSEEVTGIDLVREMFRVADGEPIGYGDPEVRGHSIEFRINAEDAGRNFLPSPGTLTAMRVPAGPGVRLDAGYEPGMTVPQSFDSLVAKLVITGRTREEALARSRRALAEFEIEGMPTVLPFHRAVVTDPAFTGEPFGVHTRWIETEFAGAIEPYAGDVSAEEPSERERVVVEVGGKRLEVVLPAATAAARQPAARKPARRAGGRGAAAAAGGDALVSPMQGTIVKVAASDGDVVQAGDVIVVLEAMKMEQPLTAHKAGAVTGLEAAVGQTITAGAAICEIKDV
- a CDS encoding NAD(P)H-quinone dehydrogenase, whose protein sequence is MTTIVIIGGGPGGYEAALVAAQLGAEVTVVEQDGPGGACVLTDCVPSKTMIATSVRKQALLDGSSLGVNFTGGSDGDVGGVHVDLPLVNERVKELARAQSHDIAARLTAEGVRIVKGAGRLVDPQVVRVGDETINADVVIVATGATPRVLPGAEPDGERVLTWRQLYDLKDLPEHLIVVGSGVTGAEFAGAYRSLGSEVTLVSSRDRMMPNEDADAAEVLEEVYRRRGMNVMGRSRAASVKRTAHGVVVTLEDGRTAEGSHCLMTVGMIPNTSGIGLQECGVTLDRHGFVQVDKVSRTSAPGVYAAGDCTGVLMLASVAAMQGRIAVWHALGEAVQPLRLATVASTIFTDPEIAAVGVSQRQIEQGEVEANVVKLPLATNARAKMQGFEDGFVKLFCRPHTGIILGGVVVAPRASELILALSVAVQHRLTVDQLAHTFAVYPSLSGSITEAARRLMLPVTSAVI
- a CDS encoding pentapeptide repeat-containing protein; protein product: MRRSIPLVLVSGLTGLFLLTAPAGPAAEAAVLGAPCKPGSGVKLRGKDFTEGAALPVNLRCADLTGAKLDEVDLTQKDLTGALLKNASLKEADLTQARLEYADLTGADLSNADLGQMHAKQATLRGAILTDAEAGQAEFPHADLTGAIMARAELTQAEFTDATLVDADLNEATLGQVQARNADFTRAKMREVKLGQAKLQFAVFKGANLTEAEFTQAELRGADLHGATVRGASFIQADDVNLTGALGEPKDVPDDAVGSTSDLPEEDVAADSGGDSGDSGTGASTGGRGGLGLVLMILSGLGLSLTLILWGLSYRRRVDRANRFAAARRTAEEDVIRLGEEIDALDFDYKINHMDGGSVDQDWRRALDAYEAAKVALSGAQDIPQLGGVAAAIHHGRDALGRVRSRLT